The Maniola hyperantus chromosome 19, iAphHyp1.2, whole genome shotgun sequence genome has a window encoding:
- the eEF1beta gene encoding elongation factor 1-beta': protein MAFGDVKSQQGLSELNKYLAEKSYISGYTPSQADVQVFEEVGKAPAASLPHALRWYNHIASYTPAERKVWAQGVSPLNAGAKPTAAAPAKKDDDDDDDVDLFGSGDEEEDAEAARIREERLQAYADKKSKKPALIAKSSIILDVKPWDDETDMAEMEKQVRTIEMDGLLWGASKLVPVGYGINKLQIMCVIEDDKVSVDLLTEKIQEFEDFVQSVDIAAFNKI from the exons ATGGCATTCGGAGACGTAAAATCCCAACAGGGTCTCAGTgaattgaataaatatttaGCTGAGAAGAGTTATATATCTGG ATACACTCCTTCTCAAGCTGATGTTCAAGTATTCGAGGAAGTAGGCAAAGCGCCGGCCGCAAGCTTGCCTCATGCCCTTCGCTGGTACAACCACATCGCTTCCTACACTCCTGCCGAGCGCAAGGTGTGGGCGCAGGGAGTGAGCCCACTCAACGCCGGTGCTAAGCCTACAGCAGCTGCACCTGCAAAGaaggatgatgatgacgacgatgacgTCGATCTGTTTGGCTCTGGAGACGAGGAGGAG GATGCAGAGGCAGCCAGAATCCGTGAAGAACGTCTCCAAGCATATGCAGATAAAAAGTCAAAGAAACCAGCCCTCATTGCTAAATCATCTATAATCCTTGATGTCAAACCATGGGATGATGAAACAGATATGGCAGAGATGGAAAAACAAGTACGGACCATCGAAATGGATGGTTTGTTGTGGGGAGCATCCAAACTAGTCCCAGTAGGCTACGGTATCAACAAACTACAGATTATGTGTGTCATTGAGGATGACAAGGTGTCTGTTGATCTCCTAACAGAAAAGATCCAGGAGTTCGAAGACTTTGTTCAGTCTGTAGACATTGCCGCCTTCAATAAAATCTAA
- the LOC117991103 gene encoding erlin-2-like, whose product MADQTSTLAVVILAVGVSVHFSLHKVEEGYVGVYYRGGALLPVTSQPGFHMMVPLLTTYKAIQTTLQTDEVKNVPCGTSGGVMIYFERIEVVNKLDPNSVLDVVRNFTADYDKTLIFNKVHHELNQFCSAHTLHEVYIALFDQIDENLSTALQNDLNVLAPGLKVNGVRVTKPKIPEIIRKNYELMEAEKSKFLIAEQHQKVVEKEAETARRKAVIEAEKEAHVAKIQFEQKIMEKESMQKMELIQDSIHKAKHQTKSEADFYHLKKQAEANKLLLTREYLELKKYEALALNNKIYFGNDIPNMFLQANVGETVSKPIDVQVE is encoded by the exons ATGGCTGATCAGACCTCGACGTTGGCGGTTGTTATTTTAGCTGTAGGTGTTTCAGTGCATTTTTCATTACACAAAGTTGAAGAGGGATATGTTGGCGTTTATTACCGC GGTGGAGCGCTACTGCCAGTTACAAGTCAACCTGGCTTTCACATGATGGTTCCATTGCTCACTACTTATAAGGCTATTCAG aCTACTCTACAAACTGATGAAGTTAAAAATGTCCCTTGTGGTACAAGTGGTGGTGTTATGATATACTTTGAAAGAATTGAAGTTGTCAATAAATTGGACCCCAATAGTG TCCTTGATGTGGTTCGCAACTTCACAGCAGACTATGACAAAACCCTGATATTCAACAAGGTGCATCATGAGTTGAATCAGTTTTGCAGCGCCCACACGCTGCATGAAGTATACATTGCACTGTTTGACCAGATTGATGAGAATCTTAGCACT gcTCTACAAAATGACTTGAATGTATTGGCACCAGGCCTGAAAGTGAATGGTGTGCGCGTGACCAAACCGAAGATTCCAGAAATCATACGAAAAAACTACGAGCTTATGGAGGcagaaaaatcaaagtttcTAATTGCAGAACAACATCAAAAG GTTGTTGAAAAGGAAGCTGAGACAGCTCGTCGGAAAGCTGTGATAGAGGCAGAGAAAGAGGCTCATGTTGCCAAAATCCAGTTTGAACAGAAGATCATGGAAAAGGAATCCATGCAGAAAATGGAACTCATCCAAGACAGTATACACAAAGCTAAACACCAAACAAAGTCTGAAGCAGACTTTTACCATTTAAAGAAGCAAGCTGAAGCCAACAAACTCCTACTAACTAGAGAGTATTTAGAACTTAAAAAGTATGAAGCCCTTGCATTAAATAACAAAATCTACTTTGGCAATGATATCCCTAATATGTTCTTACAAGCAAATGTAGGTGAAACTGTTTCAAAACCAATAGATGTTCAAGTGGAATAA